A window of Streptomyces sp. SAI-127 contains these coding sequences:
- the dhaL gene encoding dihydroxyacetone kinase subunit DhaL, which produces MLDADFFRRWMTVTAASVEREAERLTALDSPIGDADHGSNLQRGFTAVAATLEKEAPDTPGAVLTLAGRQLISTVGGASGPLYGTLLRRTGKALGDAGEVSEEQLAEALRAGVEAVMTLGGAAPGDKTMIDTLVPAVDALGTGFAAARTAAEQGALATTPLQARKGRASYLGERSIGHQDPGATSAALLIAALAEASGE; this is translated from the coding sequence GTGCTCGACGCCGACTTCTTCCGCCGTTGGATGACGGTGACCGCCGCCTCCGTCGAACGCGAGGCGGAACGTCTCACCGCCCTCGACTCCCCCATTGGGGACGCCGACCACGGCAGCAACCTTCAGCGGGGGTTCACCGCGGTGGCCGCGACCCTGGAGAAGGAGGCTCCGGACACTCCGGGGGCGGTCCTCACCCTTGCCGGACGGCAGCTCATCTCGACGGTCGGCGGTGCTTCGGGGCCTCTGTACGGGACCCTGCTGCGACGGACCGGCAAGGCACTCGGCGACGCCGGCGAGGTCAGTGAGGAGCAGCTCGCCGAGGCGCTGCGGGCGGGGGTGGAGGCGGTCATGACGCTGGGCGGGGCCGCCCCGGGCGACAAGACCATGATCGACACGCTGGTGCCGGCCGTCGATGCGCTGGGTACGGGCTTCGCCGCGGCCCGGACGGCCGCCGAGCAGGGAGCCCTGGCCACCACGCCGTTGCAGGCCCGCAAGGGCAGGGCGAGTTATCTCGGCGAGCGCAGCATCGGACACCAGGATCCGGGCGCGACCTCGGCCGCCCTGCTGATCGCCGCGCTCGCGGAGGCCTCAGGTGAGTGA
- a CDS encoding TetR/AcrR family transcriptional regulator has protein sequence MTTARGRTGRPPLTEERRAEIRLEIARAAVELFVTQGVAATTGEQIGQAVGVSARTVWRYFPSKESCVSPLFSEGIELIAALLREWGPDEPLERLFDRTLATEIGVIGGLERATVRDLVRLTRTEPGLRAVWLQTYDEAEPAFARGLAERARLPADGLEPTIQAAMFNAALRAAVEHHAWRTADTGTDGATAETELMETLRAALAVAAGGVG, from the coding sequence ATGACCACAGCGCGCGGACGCACGGGACGACCGCCCCTCACCGAGGAGCGCAGGGCCGAGATACGGCTGGAGATCGCCCGCGCCGCCGTGGAGCTGTTCGTCACCCAGGGCGTGGCGGCCACCACCGGTGAACAGATCGGACAGGCCGTCGGCGTCTCCGCGCGGACCGTGTGGCGTTACTTCCCCAGCAAGGAGAGCTGCGTGAGCCCGCTGTTCTCGGAGGGCATCGAGCTGATCGCGGCCCTGCTGCGGGAGTGGGGGCCGGACGAGCCCCTGGAGCGGCTCTTCGACCGGACCCTGGCGACCGAGATCGGCGTCATCGGCGGACTCGAACGGGCCACGGTCCGCGACCTGGTGCGCCTGACCCGCACCGAGCCGGGCCTGCGCGCCGTCTGGCTCCAGACGTACGACGAGGCGGAGCCGGCGTTCGCCCGCGGCCTGGCCGAGCGCGCCCGACTCCCCGCCGACGGACTCGAACCGACGATCCAGGCGGCGATGTTCAACGCGGCCCTGCGCGCGGCGGTCGAGCACCACGCGTGGCGCACCGCCGACACGGGCACCGACGGTGCGACGGCGGAGACCGAGCTGATGGAGACCCTGCGCGCGGCCCTCGCCGTCGCTGCGGGAGGGGTCGGATAG
- a CDS encoding PTS fructose transporter subunit IIA, with protein sequence MSDGKLVGIVLVSHSAEVAASVAELAKGLAGGGAEVPVAAAGGTEGGGLGTSAELIAGAAAAVDRGAGIAVLVDLGSAVLTVKALLAEGDELPDGTRLVDAPFVEGAVAAVVTAATGADLAAVEAAAAEAYSYRKV encoded by the coding sequence GTGAGTGACGGGAAGCTGGTCGGAATCGTGCTGGTGTCGCACAGCGCGGAGGTCGCCGCGTCCGTCGCGGAGCTGGCGAAGGGGCTCGCGGGCGGTGGCGCGGAGGTGCCCGTCGCGGCGGCCGGGGGCACCGAGGGCGGCGGACTCGGTACGAGTGCGGAGCTGATCGCCGGCGCCGCCGCGGCCGTGGACCGGGGGGCCGGGATCGCCGTTCTGGTCGACCTCGGCAGCGCGGTGCTCACGGTCAAGGCGCTGCTGGCGGAGGGCGACGAACTCCCGGACGGCACCCGCCTGGTGGACGCTCCGTTCGTCGAGGGGGCGGTGGCCGCGGTCGTCACGGCGGCGACCGGAGCGGACCTCGCGGCGGTGGAGGCGGCCGCCGCGGAGGCGTACAGCTACCGGAAGGTCTGA
- a CDS encoding glycoside hydrolase family 75 protein translates to MRVQSLTLAVASAALLAPTTSPATQFAATRTESAVRREGAVEAADLLARVRECAPVSRGRYRSDDGTAATIPVCGTREAVFWKADMDIDCDGRPGSHCNSRTDPLFSDSTAYQQSDGRYLSADSLPYIVVPAASGIWDYREHGVRGGAVAAVVYGDRVQYAVVGDVGPGHIIGEASYATAKALGIRPDPHGGGAPSGVTYIVFKDAQVKPIEDHAAAVATGERLARLFAGR, encoded by the coding sequence GTGCGTGTCCAGTCGCTGACGCTGGCCGTGGCAAGTGCCGCTCTGCTCGCCCCGACGACGTCCCCCGCCACGCAGTTCGCCGCCACCCGGACGGAGTCGGCGGTGCGGCGAGAGGGCGCCGTCGAGGCCGCCGACCTCCTGGCCAGGGTGCGGGAGTGCGCCCCCGTCTCACGCGGCCGCTACCGCAGTGACGACGGCACGGCCGCGACCATCCCGGTCTGCGGCACCCGGGAGGCCGTCTTCTGGAAGGCCGACATGGACATCGACTGCGACGGCCGGCCCGGCAGCCACTGCAACAGCCGCACCGACCCGCTGTTCTCCGACTCCACCGCCTACCAGCAGTCCGACGGCCGCTACCTGAGCGCCGACAGCCTGCCGTACATCGTGGTACCGGCCGCGAGCGGGATCTGGGACTACCGCGAGCACGGGGTGCGCGGCGGCGCGGTCGCGGCCGTCGTGTACGGGGACCGGGTGCAGTACGCCGTAGTCGGGGACGTGGGCCCGGGCCACATCATCGGCGAGGCGTCCTACGCCACCGCGAAGGCCCTCGGGATCCGTCCCGATCCGCACGGCGGCGGAGCGCCCTCCGGCGTCACCTACATCGTCTTCAAGGACGCGCAGGTGAAGCCGATCGAGGACCATGCCGCCGCCGTCGCGACGGGGGAGCGGCTGGCGAGACTGTTCGCAGGGAGATGA
- a CDS encoding glucose 1-dehydrogenase produces MAGEFEGRGVIVTGAGSGIGRATALAFAARGARVLVADLNAVAAETVVKEIGEAGGTAVAVTGDLSEQTVVDQVTRTAVERFGGVDVLVNNAGIMDRMSALADVSDAEWERVIRVNLTAPFLLTRAVLPHMLAAGRGAIVNTASEAALRGSTAGAAYTASKHGIVGLTKNLAVMYRKQGIRANAIAPGGTATSIVVDADREAHGPAALGPHFVNAGRLAEPEEQAAAIVFLASDAASNINGVVLPVDDGWSAV; encoded by the coding sequence ATGGCCGGAGAATTCGAGGGACGCGGCGTCATCGTCACCGGAGCGGGTTCGGGCATCGGGCGCGCGACAGCGCTGGCGTTCGCCGCCCGGGGCGCCCGGGTCCTGGTCGCGGACCTCAATGCCGTGGCCGCGGAGACCGTCGTCAAGGAGATCGGCGAGGCGGGCGGCACCGCGGTCGCCGTCACGGGCGACCTCAGCGAGCAGACCGTGGTGGACCAGGTGACCCGAACGGCCGTGGAGCGGTTCGGCGGCGTGGACGTCCTGGTGAACAACGCCGGGATCATGGACCGGATGTCGGCGCTCGCGGACGTGAGCGACGCGGAGTGGGAGCGGGTCATACGGGTCAACCTGACCGCGCCGTTCCTGCTCACCCGGGCCGTGCTCCCGCACATGCTGGCGGCGGGCAGGGGCGCGATCGTGAACACCGCCTCCGAGGCGGCCCTGCGCGGCAGCACGGCGGGCGCCGCCTACACGGCCTCGAAGCACGGGATCGTGGGCCTGACGAAGAACCTCGCGGTGATGTACCGCAAGCAGGGGATCCGCGCGAACGCGATCGCCCCGGGCGGTACCGCGACCTCCATCGTGGTGGACGCCGACCGGGAGGCCCACGGCCCGGCGGCGCTCGGCCCGCACTTCGTCAATGCCGGCCGCCTGGCCGAGCCCGAGGAGCAGGCCGCCGCGATCGTGTTCCTCGCCTCGGACGCGGCGAGCAACATCAACGGCGTGGTCCTGCCCGTGGACGACGGCTGGTCGGCGGTCTGA
- a CDS encoding fibronectin type III domain-containing protein has product MPVPLRRSGLLCALLALLTSCAWGGTDDVESGRLPAAPVGVTAAAGSATSVHVMWNAVSSEAGIHGYEVYRGTTKVEDVPGSQHMVDVTRLRPATPYVFSVRARDTEGRLGPPSREVRATTPAATAADRSAPTRPGELQGRTAGSRAVQLTWAASADDGDVVSYDIYQGDTKIHSVGGNQTAAVVSGLRPGTRYSFTVRARDAADNLSPAGDSVRLTTPGSDDGRATAPADFRAATRREADGAYYLDLAWAPPETDGVVTEYQVHLDGRAATSLVFGGTPPRGRATYSFYLGREAGQSHRVRIRARLPDGTWGGLSAERTVTTGTATDG; this is encoded by the coding sequence GTGCCCGTTCCCCTACGACGTTCCGGGCTGCTCTGCGCACTGCTCGCGCTGCTCACCTCCTGCGCGTGGGGCGGGACCGACGATGTCGAGAGCGGCCGGCTGCCCGCCGCACCCGTGGGTGTCACCGCCGCCGCGGGCAGCGCGACCAGCGTGCACGTGATGTGGAACGCCGTGTCCTCCGAGGCGGGCATCCACGGCTACGAGGTATATCGCGGCACTACGAAGGTCGAGGATGTGCCGGGTTCACAGCACATGGTGGATGTCACCAGGCTCAGGCCCGCCACCCCGTATGTCTTCAGCGTGCGGGCCCGCGACACGGAGGGACGCCTCGGCCCACCCAGCCGGGAGGTGCGGGCGACGACTCCGGCGGCCACGGCGGCGGACCGTTCCGCCCCGACCCGCCCCGGCGAGCTGCAGGGCCGGACGGCGGGCAGCCGGGCCGTCCAGCTGACATGGGCCGCCTCGGCGGACGACGGGGACGTGGTGTCGTACGACATCTATCAGGGCGATACGAAGATCCACAGTGTGGGCGGCAACCAGACGGCGGCCGTGGTCTCCGGGCTGCGTCCGGGCACCCGCTACTCCTTCACCGTCCGGGCCCGGGACGCGGCCGACAACCTCTCGCCGGCCGGGGACAGCGTCCGTCTGACCACGCCGGGCAGCGACGACGGCCGGGCCACGGCGCCGGCGGACTTCCGTGCGGCCACGCGGCGGGAGGCCGACGGCGCCTACTACCTCGACCTGGCCTGGGCGCCGCCCGAGACGGACGGTGTCGTCACGGAGTACCAGGTCCACCTCGACGGCAGGGCGGCCACCTCGCTCGTGTTCGGCGGGACGCCTCCGCGCGGGAGGGCGACGTACAGCTTCTATCTGGGACGCGAGGCCGGGCAGAGCCACCGGGTGCGGATCAGGGCCCGGCTGCCCGACGGCACCTGGGGCGGACTGTCGGCCGAAAGGACGGTGACGACGGGCACCGCCACGGACGGGTGA
- a CDS encoding PadR family transcriptional regulator, with amino-acid sequence MSLPHAILTALLERPSAGLDLTRRFDRSIGYFWSASHQQIYRELGKLEAEGFIRALPAAQPTRGQKKSYEVLPAGRAELERWTAAAQDPKPHRDTLLLRLRAAAVVGTEGLEADLRRHLDLHRRQLAEYEEIEKRDFPPGNDGAQARLQHLVLRAGIELETFWTQWLTEALEEFAGLPDS; translated from the coding sequence ATGTCACTCCCGCACGCGATCCTCACCGCTCTGCTCGAAAGGCCGTCGGCGGGGCTGGACCTGACCCGTCGGTTCGACAGGTCGATCGGCTACTTCTGGTCGGCCTCGCACCAGCAGATCTATCGCGAGCTGGGAAAACTCGAGGCCGAGGGCTTCATCCGGGCCCTGCCCGCGGCCCAGCCGACCCGCGGGCAGAAGAAGAGCTACGAGGTCCTGCCCGCGGGCCGCGCCGAACTCGAACGCTGGACGGCCGCGGCGCAGGACCCCAAGCCGCACCGGGACACGCTGCTGCTGCGGCTGCGCGCGGCGGCCGTCGTCGGTACGGAGGGCCTCGAAGCAGACCTGCGCCGCCATCTCGACCTGCACCGGCGGCAGTTGGCCGAGTACGAGGAGATCGAGAAGCGCGACTTCCCGCCCGGGAACGACGGCGCGCAGGCCAGGCTTCAGCACCTGGTCCTGCGCGCGGGCATCGAGCTGGAGACCTTCTGGACGCAGTGGCTCACCGAGGCACTGGAGGAGTTCGCCGGACTCCCGGACAGCTGA